Proteins encoded by one window of Lathyrus oleraceus cultivar Zhongwan6 chromosome 1, CAAS_Psat_ZW6_1.0, whole genome shotgun sequence:
- the LOC127115245 gene encoding uncharacterized protein LOC127115245, with protein sequence MQHLFKMIEDSNHVYWSRKKDESEFVRDILWAHPESMKLLNMFPNVLIMDKNRYNIILVSLGYNSLTLFPMTTSHSPNVSIYCIGFVNQDHWVQINMNEGFPLPPVTLDWKKYRTLDATSWMIGFVGQL encoded by the exons ATGCAACATTTGTTTAAGATGATAGAGGATTCTAATCATGTTTATTGGAGTAGGAAAAAAGATGAGTCAGAATTTGTGAGAGATATCTTATGGGCCCATCCAGAATCAATGAAGTTGTTGAATATGTTTCCTAATGTGTTGATTATGGACA AAAATCGGTATAACATCATTCTTGTCTCATTGGGTTATAATAGTTTGACTCTCTTTCCTATGACAActtcacattcaccaaatgtgTCCATTTACTGCATTGGTTTTGTAAACCAAGACCATTGGGTTCAG ATAAACATGAATGAAGGATTTCCCTTGCCACCAGTCACATTGGATTGGAAAAAGTATCGCACATTAGATGCAACTTCTTGGATGATAGGATTTGTTGGACAGTTATAA